A portion of the Leptospira noumeaensis genome contains these proteins:
- a CDS encoding NAD(P)(+) transhydrogenase (Re/Si-specific) subunit beta has translation MELVSILNLSYLVASILFIVGIKQLAHPKTATRGNLLGALGMLIAVVATLFDQAILTYDWILVGVLIGSVVGIILAIKIQMTAMPQLVAVLNGFGGIASVFVAGAALQLSIPKYVTAVNYQEIVSIVFSAIVGGITFSGSFIAFGKLQGFITEKAVRYPGDQLVKILVGLTAIGLGVYGCLEPTDESIYWILSGVSLLLGVFLVIPIGGADMPVVISLLNSYSGIAASATGFVLNNNVLIISGSLVGASGIILTQIMCKAMNRSLTNVLFGGFGAVATEMKDDGDFYSGKVKSTSAEEVAMLLDVARSVVIVPGYGMAVAQAQHTVRDLYQLLTARNIDVTFAIHPVAGRMPGHMNVLLAEADIPYDRLKEMDEINSTFENVDVVIVNGANDVTNPLAKTDPKSPIAGMPILDVGNAKTVVVIKRSLSPGFAGVPNPLFIADNCLMLFGDGKKATQEMIAALKES, from the coding sequence ATGGAATTAGTTAGCATTCTTAACCTTTCTTACCTTGTTGCTTCCATCCTCTTTATTGTTGGAATCAAACAATTGGCTCACCCAAAAACGGCAACCCGAGGAAACTTACTCGGTGCCTTGGGTATGCTCATTGCAGTTGTAGCAACACTATTTGACCAAGCCATTTTAACTTATGATTGGATCCTTGTGGGAGTTCTCATTGGGTCTGTTGTTGGTATCATCCTTGCAATCAAAATCCAAATGACTGCGATGCCACAACTTGTCGCGGTGCTGAATGGTTTTGGTGGTATTGCTTCTGTATTTGTTGCTGGTGCAGCTTTACAACTTTCCATTCCAAAGTATGTCACAGCAGTCAACTACCAAGAGATTGTTTCCATAGTTTTCTCTGCCATCGTTGGTGGGATCACTTTCTCTGGAAGTTTTATCGCCTTTGGTAAGTTACAAGGTTTTATTACAGAAAAAGCAGTTCGTTACCCAGGTGACCAACTAGTCAAAATTCTTGTTGGTCTTACTGCAATCGGCCTTGGTGTGTATGGATGTTTAGAGCCAACGGACGAATCCATTTATTGGATCTTAAGTGGTGTGAGTTTACTTCTTGGGGTATTCCTCGTGATCCCGATTGGTGGAGCCGACATGCCGGTTGTGATCTCTCTTCTCAACTCCTATTCGGGAATTGCAGCATCAGCAACAGGATTTGTACTTAATAATAATGTTCTAATTATCTCAGGTTCTCTTGTTGGTGCCTCTGGAATCATTCTAACACAAATCATGTGTAAAGCGATGAATCGCAGTTTGACAAATGTGCTTTTTGGTGGATTCGGGGCTGTCGCTACAGAAATGAAAGATGATGGCGATTTTTACTCAGGTAAAGTGAAATCAACCAGTGCGGAAGAAGTAGCAATGTTGTTAGATGTCGCACGAAGTGTAGTGATTGTCCCTGGTTATGGTATGGCTGTAGCGCAGGCACAACATACTGTTCGCGATTTATACCAATTATTAACTGCACGTAATATAGATGTCACATTTGCAATCCATCCAGTAGCAGGTCGTATGCCTGGTCATATGAACGTATTACTTGCAGAAGCAGATATTCCTTATGATCGATTGAAAGAGATGGACGAGATCAATAGTACTTTCGAAAATGTTGATGTTGTGATCGTTAATGGTGCGAATGACGTAACGAACCCACTTGCAAAAACAGATCCAAAATCACCAATTGCTGGTATGCCGATTTTGGATGTTGGAAATGCAAAAACAGTGGTTGTGATCAAACGTTCGCTTAGTCCAGGATTTGCTGGTGTGCCTAACCCACTCTTCATTGCTGACAACTGTTTGATGTTGT
- a CDS encoding DUF1554 domain-containing protein: MISLISFTLVSCETNNTDNTIAASVLALVANNSSTSSSSTSSCSTTGTCKIFITNSTAPVNAGVSGIDAHCNNATNKPSGGGTYKAMVSDGTSRTACTSANCTTGGTSEHIDWVLKPNQQYKRNDGTTVIGTTNANGLFPIPFTNSMEPNLLNANNYVITGINADWINSLDCDNWTTIGTATLAPNGLFGRHQNTNAQAFAFATSSCYDLVNNYNAKAICVEQ, encoded by the coding sequence TTGATTAGCTTAATTAGCTTCACACTCGTTTCTTGTGAAACAAATAACACTGACAATACGATCGCAGCCAGTGTACTTGCACTCGTTGCAAATAACAGTTCTACTTCTAGTAGTTCAACATCATCTTGTTCCACAACAGGAACTTGTAAAATATTCATTACAAATTCAACGGCTCCTGTTAATGCAGGTGTTTCTGGCATTGATGCGCACTGTAATAATGCTACAAACAAACCTTCAGGTGGAGGGACTTACAAAGCTATGGTAAGTGATGGAACTTCCAGAACAGCATGTACTTCAGCAAATTGCACTACTGGTGGGACTTCTGAACATATCGATTGGGTTCTCAAACCAAACCAACAATACAAAAGAAATGATGGAACTACAGTGATTGGAACCACTAATGCAAATGGTCTTTTTCCTATTCCATTTACCAATTCAATGGAACCAAATTTACTAAATGCTAATAATTATGTGATTACAGGAATCAATGCCGACTGGATCAATAGTCTTGATTGTGATAATTGGACTACAATAGGAACTGCAACTTTAGCACCAAATGGGCTCTTTGGAAGACATCAAAATACGAATGCTCAGGCTTTTGCGTTTGCTACCTCATCATGTTATGACCTAGTAAATAACTATAATGCGAAAGCCATTTGTGTTGAACAATAA
- a CDS encoding DUF1554 domain-containing protein produces the protein MRNLRNLPNAFFSVNLIIVSLISFTLVSCEPGNTNNDTTTAGALALVANNSSTSSSSTSSSCVTTGTCKIFIATPTAPNNAGISGFDTHCNNSPNKPSGSYVYKALISDGIKRRACSTANCSGGTSEHIDWVLKPNQQYKRKDGTTTIGTTNANGIFVTSLTNVIDPDVIDGYTDNVFTGVNANWTPGDDCSDWTGSGDTMTGAYLYSDIRAFAEMSRGCSAMINQVFRGKAICVEQ, from the coding sequence TTGCGAAATTTAAGAAACCTACCAAATGCTTTTTTTAGTGTAAATTTAATCATTGTTAGCTTAATTAGCTTCACACTCGTTTCTTGTGAACCAGGAAATACTAACAACGACACAACGACTGCCGGTGCTCTTGCACTCGTGGCAAATAACAGTTCTACTTCTAGTAGTTCAACATCATCCTCATGTGTAACAACTGGAACTTGTAAAATATTTATCGCCACTCCAACAGCTCCTAACAATGCAGGTATTTCTGGCTTTGATACGCACTGTAACAATTCGCCAAATAAACCATCAGGTAGCTATGTCTATAAAGCCTTGATATCAGATGGAATAAAAAGAAGGGCCTGTTCTACTGCAAATTGCTCAGGTGGAACTTCAGAACATATCGATTGGGTTCTCAAACCAAACCAACAATACAAAAGAAAAGATGGAACCACAACCATCGGGACTACAAATGCCAATGGTATTTTTGTAACTTCACTGACCAATGTAATTGATCCAGATGTGATTGATGGATATACTGATAATGTTTTCACAGGTGTAAATGCAAACTGGACACCTGGTGATGATTGTTCTGATTGGACAGGATCTGGTGATACGATGACAGGAGCCTATCTTTATTCTGATATCCGAGCTTTTGCAGAAATGTCAAGAGGTTGTAGTGCTATGATTAATCAAGTCTTTAGAGGGAAAGCAATCTGCGTGGAACAATAG
- a CDS encoding NAD(P) transhydrogenase subunit alpha: MEIFVTAVTIFVLAIFVGFEIITKIPPILHTPLMSGSNAISGITLIGALYAAGIQESNITKILGLLSVIFATINVVGGFLVTHRMLGMFKKKDTPK, from the coding sequence ATGGAAATATTTGTTACAGCCGTCACGATTTTCGTTCTAGCGATCTTCGTGGGATTTGAAATCATCACAAAAATCCCTCCCATCCTCCACACCCCACTTATGTCGGGTTCCAACGCCATTTCCGGCATTACCTTAATCGGTGCCCTCTATGCTGCCGGAATCCAAGAGAGTAATATCACCAAAATTTTGGGTCTTCTCTCGGTAATTTTTGCTACGATCAACGTAGTGGGTGGGTTTCTCGTCACTCACAGGATGCTTGGAATGTTTAAGAAAAAGGATACACCTAAATAA
- a CDS encoding SBBP repeat-containing protein, which translates to MRSFILLIILVVYQCKALPFNNPSDGNTKAFLETQLLRCFLEDKECFEIPQDNQGIKQWTRLLGQSGGINTYSLSNAAERNRYIYQLGTTTGSLMNQQKISPDSDYVDIFLSQFDREGNVSRLKQMGSPVASSTYAELIHIDVFGDLYIVGSSNGPFNELPASGGGSLVIKMHPSGIVLWTRIFPTGDETLGSGITSDNEGNVYITGNTETQVVNGETAGNSRNVIIIKYNRNGDLIWTRLIGQVGFTAYGHQIQFDPVSNHLFVTGIVGGSGSFLGTTLPGGVSDSFLFSLDTNGVMKWSRYLGLTSATTNIVGMSLDKKGSVYLVGDTSGNLDGQSKDGNTVQALTKFSVSGEKIWTRLLNGGGTSNTNGIQVYADNAFHVYTTGYTTGNLNGNTLIGVQDAYLSKYDGNGNLIWTKTTGNSGSTLYGRGISADRYGTIYFSGFTDGSIDGQVKLGTTDAFLMKYQ; encoded by the coding sequence ATGCGATCATTTATCCTACTTATCATTTTGGTTGTATATCAATGCAAAGCATTACCTTTTAACAACCCTTCTGATGGAAACACAAAAGCTTTTTTAGAAACACAATTACTTCGTTGTTTTTTGGAAGATAAAGAATGCTTCGAAATCCCACAAGACAATCAAGGGATCAAACAATGGACAAGGTTACTTGGCCAATCCGGTGGGATCAATACATATTCCCTATCCAATGCTGCTGAAAGAAATAGATATATTTATCAACTTGGTACAACAACCGGATCTCTAATGAATCAGCAAAAAATATCACCTGATTCCGATTATGTGGATATTTTTCTATCACAATTTGATCGAGAAGGAAATGTTTCTCGGTTGAAACAGATGGGTAGCCCAGTGGCTTCTTCAACATATGCAGAACTGATTCATATCGATGTTTTTGGAGATCTATATATTGTTGGAAGTTCCAATGGCCCTTTCAATGAACTTCCAGCAAGTGGTGGAGGCAGTCTTGTGATTAAAATGCATCCTTCCGGAATCGTATTATGGACAAGAATTTTTCCGACTGGCGATGAAACATTAGGATCAGGTATCACATCCGATAATGAAGGAAACGTTTATATTACGGGTAACACTGAAACGCAAGTAGTTAATGGTGAAACAGCAGGTAATTCTCGTAATGTCATCATTATTAAATATAACAGAAATGGTGATTTAATTTGGACAAGGTTGATTGGTCAGGTAGGTTTTACAGCTTATGGACACCAAATTCAATTTGATCCGGTGTCTAATCATCTATTCGTAACAGGGATTGTGGGAGGTTCTGGTTCCTTTTTAGGTACAACGTTACCGGGAGGAGTATCTGATTCTTTTTTATTTTCTTTAGACACAAATGGTGTAATGAAATGGTCGCGCTATTTGGGATTAACAAGTGCAACGACTAACATCGTGGGAATGTCCTTGGATAAAAAAGGTTCTGTTTATCTGGTAGGAGATACTAGCGGGAATTTAGATGGCCAATCTAAAGATGGAAATACGGTTCAAGCTCTCACAAAATTTAGTGTATCCGGTGAGAAAATTTGGACACGATTGTTGAATGGTGGCGGAACATCAAACACCAATGGAATTCAAGTTTATGCAGACAATGCTTTCCATGTTTATACTACGGGTTATACGACAGGTAATCTAAACGGCAACACACTCATTGGTGTGCAAGATGCCTACCTTTCCAAATACGATGGAAACGGAAATTTGATTTGGACTAAAACAACAGGCAATAGTGGATCGACTCTCTACGGAAGAGGGATATCAGCCGATCGATATGGAACCATTTATTTTTCTGGATTTACTGATGGAAGTATTGATGGTCAGGTCAAACTAGGCACAACTGATGCTTTTTTAATGAAGTATCAATGA
- a CDS encoding Rrf2 family transcriptional regulator — translation MSIPSRYSVAIHILTILEMDGEASSEEIAGSVGTNPAIIRLLLGKLKKAGIINARRGIKGSSLSKPAKEINLLDIYKATEKEENLFLVHEHPNPNCPIGKNIQSALTGILDEAQKAMETKLSKYNLSDVSSEIRQRTESKKSKPIQKHA, via the coding sequence ATGTCAATCCCGAGTAGATATTCTGTTGCCATTCATATTTTAACCATTTTGGAAATGGACGGCGAAGCCTCTTCAGAAGAAATTGCAGGATCTGTAGGTACGAATCCTGCCATCATACGTTTGTTACTCGGAAAACTAAAAAAAGCTGGAATCATCAATGCACGCCGAGGAATCAAAGGTTCTTCTTTGTCAAAACCTGCTAAGGAAATCAATTTACTCGATATCTACAAAGCCACGGAGAAAGAAGAAAATTTGTTTCTTGTACATGAACATCCAAATCCCAATTGTCCCATTGGAAAAAACATCCAATCGGCCCTCACAGGAATTTTAGATGAGGCTCAAAAAGCTATGGAAACTAAACTTTCAAAATACAATTTATCGGACGTTAGTTCAGAAATTCGTCAAAGGACAGAATCAAAAAAATCTAAACCTATTCAAAAACATGCTTAG
- a CDS encoding NAD(P)-dependent oxidoreductase translates to MKITLIGATGFIGSKTLEESLNKGYQVTAVLRDPSKLKTEHKNLTKVQGDIFDTDGLAKIISGSDAVLDSYNPGWTDPNIRENMINGSLSILNATKKAGVKRIIVMGGAGSLEVQPGVQLIDTPNFPKEYFGGADGARQILNHLRSENDLEWTFLSPSAVIEPEGPKTGNYRVSKESLLVDNNGQSHISLADLVKAFVDELEERKHIKQRFTVGY, encoded by the coding sequence ATGAAAATTACATTAATTGGAGCAACAGGGTTTATCGGAAGTAAAACCTTGGAAGAAAGTTTAAACAAAGGATACCAAGTGACGGCTGTTTTGCGTGATCCTTCTAAGTTAAAAACGGAACACAAAAATTTAACAAAAGTGCAAGGGGACATTTTTGATACCGATGGTTTGGCAAAAATCATTTCGGGTTCTGACGCTGTGTTAGATTCTTATAACCCAGGTTGGACAGATCCAAATATCCGAGAGAACATGATCAATGGATCTTTATCTATTCTTAATGCTACTAAAAAGGCTGGTGTGAAAAGGATCATTGTTATGGGTGGAGCCGGGTCTTTAGAAGTGCAACCTGGAGTGCAACTCATTGACACTCCGAATTTTCCTAAAGAATATTTTGGTGGTGCAGATGGTGCAAGGCAGATATTAAACCACTTACGTTCAGAAAACGATTTGGAATGGACTTTCCTTTCTCCTTCTGCCGTCATTGAACCAGAAGGGCCGAAAACGGGAAATTATCGTGTTTCCAAAGAATCTCTTCTTGTTGATAACAATGGACAAAGCCATATCTCCCTTGCCGATTTAGTAAAAGCTTTTGTCGATGAACTAGAAGAAAGAAAACATATAAAACAAAGGTTTACAGTCGGATATTAG